CCCTTATGACATCGTCAGATTAAAGAACAGGCTGGGGATGGTATCGGGTAAGTTCCTGCTCAAGTACGCGTTTATCGATATCGATGAGAAGACCTCCCATCCTTTCGTCTTCCTGAAGATGAACGAGGATGCCGAGAAGAAATGCCCTTTCGTCACTCCCGACGGATGTACCGTCTACGCCGACCGTCCTGCAAACTGCAGGTATTACGCCGTAGGGCAGGCGTCGCTCAAGAAGATGAACGAAAAGATCAATGCCCCCATGACCGAAGAGTTTTACTTCCTCGTCAAGGAAGAACACTGCCTCGGCTTCAATGAGGACAAGGAGTGGACCGTCCGGGAGTGGAGAGACGACCAGGGCGTCGATGTCTATGACGATATGAACCGGGGATGGAAGGAGATACTCTTCAGGAGGAACCTGCCCGGGCATGCGCTGGATGAAAAGAAGCAGAAAGCATTCTACATGGCCTGCTACGATGTCGACCGCTTCAGGGATTTCGTATTCGAGAGCAAATTCCTCGATCACTTCGAGGTCGACCCTGCGCGCCTGGAGAGGATGAAGAACGATGATACCGAGATGATGAAGTTCGGCTTCGACTACGCGAAGTTCATCCTCATGATGGAAGAGACGCTGAAGAAAAAGGCGTAATGCGTTATGGCGCTTATTGCGCTAGAGCGAAAAACATGGACGCCTTATCATATCTGTTCAGCGGTACTGTTTTCGTGTTCTCTGTGGTAACGCTATAACGCTGTACGCTTGCCGCTATACCGCGCCTTTAACTGGCCGCACGCTGCCAGGATGTCCTGCCCTTTGCTCTTGCGAATGATCGCCGTCATGTGAGCGGCAAGGAGGATGTTCTGGAACGCGAGCACCTGCTGATCGTCGGGCCGCTGGAACTCGGCGCCGGGGTACGGATTGAAGGGTATGAGGTTTATTTTGGAAGGGATCCCCTTGAGCAGCTCCACCAGCCGCCGCGCGTCCTCGAGCGAATCATTCACTCCTTTCAGGAGGACATACTCGAACGTTATCCTCCTCCCCGCCTGAAGGGGAAACTTGCGACAGGCGTCGAGGAGGACCTTGAGCGGATAGGTCCGGTTGACCGGCATGAGCTGATCACGCACTTCGTCGGTGGCCGCGTTGAGCGAGATGGCGAGCTTCACCTTCGGCCCCTTGTGCGCGAGCTCGAGAATCTTCGGCGCCAGGCCCGAGGTGGAGAGGGTGATCCTCTTCGCAGAGATCTTCACCAGCTCCGTAATCCTCCAGAGGGCTTCGACGACATTATCGAAATTGGCGAGCGGCTCACCCATGCCCATGAGGACGATATTGGTGATCCGTCCCGGTGCAATGGTCCTGTTTACCGCGATCACCTGGTCGACGATCTCATAGGCTTCGAGGTTCCTCTTCAACCCCATCGTGCCGGTGAGGCAGAACCTGCAGCACATGGCGCAGCCCACCTGCGAGGAGATGCAGAGCGTCAGCCGGTCCTCATCAGGGATGAGCACGCTCTCTATGCTCTCCCCGTCCCCGAGGCCGAAGAGAAACTTCTCGGTGCCGTCACTCGATCGCTGCCGGCTGAGCACCGCAAGGGTGCTGATGTACGCCTGCTCCGCCAGCTTCTCCCTGAGATCTTTCGAAAGCTCGGTAACATCCTGAATCGACTCTGCATACCGCTCGTAAATCCAGTGGAGGATCTGACGCGC
This is a stretch of genomic DNA from Nitrospirota bacterium. It encodes these proteins:
- a CDS encoding YkgJ family cysteine cluster protein, which codes for MLSMKNVEPVQLTLDSRFKFNCHKGIGCFTKCCSNIAIMLTPYDIVRLKNRLGMVSGKFLLKYAFIDIDEKTSHPFVFLKMNEDAEKKCPFVTPDGCTVYADRPANCRYYAVGQASLKKMNEKINAPMTEEFYFLVKEEHCLGFNEDKEWTVREWRDDQGVDVYDDMNRGWKEILFRRNLPGHALDEKKQKAFYMACYDVDRFRDFVFESKFLDHFEVDPARLERMKNDDTEMMKFGFDYAKFILMMEETLKKKA
- the rlmN gene encoding 23S rRNA (adenine(2503)-C(2))-methyltransferase RlmN: MVKTNLKAMTKQELDTFIKAAGLPAYRARQILHWIYERYAESIQDVTELSKDLREKLAEQAYISTLAVLSRQRSSDGTEKFLFGLGDGESIESVLIPDEDRLTLCISSQVGCAMCCRFCLTGTMGLKRNLEAYEIVDQVIAVNRTIAPGRITNIVLMGMGEPLANFDNVVEALWRITELVKISAKRITLSTSGLAPKILELAHKGPKVKLAISLNAATDEVRDQLMPVNRTYPLKVLLDACRKFPLQAGRRITFEYVLLKGVNDSLEDARRLVELLKGIPSKINLIPFNPYPGAEFQRPDDQQVLAFQNILLAAHMTAIIRKSKGQDILAACGQLKARYSGKRTAL